One genomic segment of Acidimicrobiales bacterium includes these proteins:
- a CDS encoding helix-turn-helix domain-containing protein: protein MDAALLLRQARHRRRLSLRALAARAGTSHSTLSAYETGRKVPTVDTLERILRAAGFDATTELVPAVGGPDPTDRGRELIDVLELAAMFPARHAPTLTTAPFPRP, encoded by the coding sequence ATGGACGCCGCTCTCCTCCTCCGCCAGGCTCGCCACCGTCGTCGGCTCAGCCTGCGGGCCCTGGCCGCCCGTGCCGGCACGTCGCACTCCACCCTCTCCGCCTACGAGACGGGCCGGAAGGTGCCGACCGTCGACACCCTCGAACGGATCCTGCGCGCCGCGGGCTTCGACGCGACCACCGAGCTCGTCCCCGCCGTCGGCGGGCCCGATCCGACCGACCGCGGCCGGGAGCTGATCGACGTGCTCGAGCTGGCCGCGATGTTCCCCGCCCGCCACGCACCGACCCTCACCACCGCGCCGTTCCCACGCCCATGA
- a CDS encoding rhodanese-like domain-containing protein, which translates to MGPQRSTSPRTVRRVVGAMAVVAAGLLVAAGCSSSSSGADAASVAESEAATPAAGEASARAALDQGATVVDVRTPEEFAAGHIEGAALIDVQDPSFADEIAGLDDSVTYVVYCRSGNRSAAAAAQMEAVGLTVLDGGALEDMTAAGWPTAA; encoded by the coding sequence ATGGGTCCGCAACGTTCGACGTCACCCCGCACCGTCCGACGCGTGGTCGGCGCCATGGCCGTCGTGGCGGCGGGTCTGCTCGTGGCGGCGGGCTGCTCGTCGTCCTCGTCCGGCGCGGACGCCGCCTCCGTTGCCGAGTCCGAGGCCGCCACCCCTGCGGCCGGTGAGGCGTCGGCGCGGGCGGCGCTCGACCAGGGCGCGACGGTGGTCGACGTGCGCACGCCCGAGGAGTTCGCCGCCGGCCACATCGAGGGCGCGGCGCTGATCGACGTCCAGGACCCGTCGTTCGCCGACGAGATCGCCGGCCTGGACGACTCGGTCACCTACGTCGTGTACTGCCGGAGCGGGAACCGCTCGGCGGCCGCCGCCGCCCAGATGGAGGCCGTGGGCCTCACGGTGCTCGACGGCGGCGCCCTCGAGGACATGACCGCCGCCGGCTGGCCAACCGCCGCCTGA
- a CDS encoding MOSC domain-containing protein: MHVAELWRYPVKSMIGERVATVELDDTGVVDDRTWAARDGVRGGIRGAKKIAGLMRLAARREDDGTVVVTLPDGAEVRTDDPDRDARISAALDHPVTLEALRPAADLDHYRRGGPDSDDVMEELRGIFGREGDEPLPDLSVFPPEIVEFESPPGTYHDAFPLLILTTSALRSVADALPDSAVDVRRFRPSVVLDTGDAPGHPEFDWVGRRLHLGDAEVSITTRCPRCVMVTREIDDAVPADRAVLRHIVRDLGQDLGVYATVTRPGRVAVGDTATLDA; this comes from the coding sequence GTGCACGTCGCGGAGCTGTGGCGCTACCCGGTGAAGTCGATGATCGGGGAGCGGGTCGCCACCGTCGAGCTCGACGACACCGGCGTCGTCGACGACCGCACGTGGGCGGCGCGCGACGGGGTGCGCGGCGGGATCCGCGGCGCGAAGAAGATCGCCGGGCTCATGCGCCTCGCCGCCCGCCGGGAGGACGACGGGACCGTGGTGGTGACGCTCCCCGACGGCGCCGAGGTGCGCACCGACGACCCCGACCGCGACGCCCGCATCAGCGCCGCCCTCGACCATCCCGTCACCCTCGAGGCCCTGCGCCCCGCCGCCGACCTCGACCACTACCGCCGGGGCGGCCCCGACAGCGACGACGTGATGGAGGAGCTGCGGGGCATCTTCGGTCGGGAGGGCGACGAGCCCCTGCCCGACCTGTCGGTCTTCCCGCCCGAGATCGTCGAGTTCGAGTCCCCGCCCGGCACCTACCACGACGCCTTCCCGCTGCTGATCCTCACGACGTCGGCGCTGCGGTCCGTCGCCGACGCTCTCCCGGACTCCGCGGTCGACGTGCGTCGGTTCCGCCCCAGCGTGGTGCTCGACACCGGTGACGCCCCCGGCCACCCCGAGTTCGACTGGGTGGGCCGACGCCTCCACCTCGGCGACGCCGAGGTGTCGATCACCACCCGTTGCCCGCGCTGCGTCATGGTCACCCGCGAGATCGATGACGCCGTCCCCGCCGACCGGGCCGTGCTGCGCCACATCGTGCGCGACCTCGGCCAGGACCTCGGCGTCTACGCCACCGTGACCCGCCCGGGCCGGGTGGCGGTGGGCGACACCGCGACCCTCGACGCCTGA
- the smpB gene encoding SsrA-binding protein SmpB yields the protein MATRSEPGVTVVATNRSARHDYDILDTVEAGLVLRGSEVKSLREAQVQIKEAYGRIDDGQAWVVGMHIAPYATSAAHDLLEPDRRRKLLLNRREIDRLGMRMDLEHLALVPLRLYFRDGRAKLELGLGRGRSKVDKRHAIAERDALREAQKEMGRSRKATGRD from the coding sequence ATGGCGACCCGCAGCGAGCCCGGCGTGACGGTCGTGGCCACCAACCGGTCGGCCCGTCACGACTACGACATCCTCGACACCGTCGAGGCCGGTCTGGTGCTGCGCGGCAGCGAGGTCAAGTCGCTGCGCGAGGCCCAGGTGCAGATCAAGGAGGCCTACGGTCGCATCGACGACGGCCAGGCGTGGGTCGTCGGGATGCACATCGCCCCCTACGCCACGTCGGCGGCCCACGACCTGCTCGAACCGGACCGGCGCCGCAAGCTGTTGCTCAACCGGCGCGAGATCGACCGGCTGGGCATGCGGATGGACCTCGAGCACCTCGCGCTCGTGCCGCTGCGCCTGTACTTCCGCGACGGGAGGGCCAAGCTCGAGCTGGGCCTCGGCCGGGGGCGCAGCAAGGTGGACAAGCGCCACGCCATCGCCGAGCGCGACGCGCTCCGCGAGGCCCAGAAGGAGATGGGTCGGAGCCGCAAGGCGACCGGACGGGACTGA
- a CDS encoding M67 family metallopeptidase, which produces MLLLARSAHLAIIAHLLAGLPDEACGLLAGPAADRDAGGGGEAATRFYPTGNAAASSRVYTVEPRDHLRADRDAEDHGLEINGVVHSHTHTEAYPSPTDVAQAPDPSWHYVIVSFRTGVASLRSYRIVDGVVEEEPVSVVDG; this is translated from the coding sequence GTGCTGCTGCTCGCCCGGTCCGCCCACCTGGCCATCATCGCCCACCTGCTCGCCGGCCTGCCCGACGAGGCCTGCGGGCTGCTCGCCGGGCCCGCCGCGGACCGCGATGCCGGAGGCGGTGGGGAGGCGGCCACCCGCTTCTACCCCACGGGCAACGCCGCGGCCTCGAGCCGCGTGTACACGGTGGAACCCCGCGACCACCTCCGCGCCGACCGCGACGCCGAGGACCACGGGCTCGAGATCAACGGCGTGGTGCACTCCCACACCCACACCGAGGCCTACCCGTCGCCGACCGACGTCGCCCAGGCCCCCGACCCGTCGTGGCACTACGTGATCGTGTCGTTCCGAACCGGCGTCGCCTCGTTGCGGTCCTACCGGATCGTGGACGGCGTGGTCGAAGAGGAGCCGGTCAGCGTCGTCGACGGGTAG
- a CDS encoding PLP-dependent cysteine synthase family protein — MAVYSSVLDMIGDTPMIDVSRISPNPDVRILGKMEGQNPAGSVKDRIALSMIEEAEADGTLTPGKTIIEPSSGNTGIAMAMIARIKGYPIKIVLPENVSVERRQLLEVFGAEIILSPGNEGSNGAVRRAIAMADEHPEWAFLYQYANEANPRAHYETTGPEIWRDCPEITHFVAGLGTSGTLMGVGTYLKERNPDVKVLAVEPPIGELVEGLRNLDEGYIPPVYEKWGGPELLDGKRIVRPRESIEYTRRLADECGIFSGISAGAALAGACRVAGQIDAGTIVFIVCDGGWKYLSTGLWNDDIDTVVERAQKIIYF, encoded by the coding sequence ATGGCTGTGTACTCCTCGGTGCTCGACATGATCGGCGACACGCCGATGATCGACGTCAGTCGGATCAGCCCCAACCCCGACGTGCGCATCCTCGGCAAGATGGAGGGCCAGAACCCGGCAGGGTCGGTCAAGGACCGCATCGCGCTGTCGATGATCGAGGAGGCCGAGGCCGACGGCACCCTCACCCCCGGAAAGACGATCATCGAGCCGTCGTCGGGCAACACCGGCATCGCCATGGCGATGATCGCCCGCATCAAGGGCTACCCGATCAAGATCGTGCTCCCCGAGAACGTGTCGGTCGAGCGCCGCCAGCTCCTCGAGGTCTTCGGCGCCGAGATCATCCTGTCGCCGGGCAACGAGGGCTCCAACGGGGCGGTGCGCCGGGCCATCGCCATGGCCGACGAGCACCCCGAGTGGGCGTTCCTCTACCAGTACGCCAACGAGGCCAACCCCCGTGCCCACTACGAGACCACCGGCCCGGAGATCTGGCGCGACTGCCCCGAGATCACCCACTTCGTGGCCGGGCTCGGCACCAGCGGCACGCTCATGGGCGTGGGCACGTACCTCAAGGAGCGCAACCCCGACGTCAAGGTCCTGGCCGTCGAGCCGCCCATCGGTGAGCTGGTCGAGGGCCTGCGCAACCTCGACGAGGGCTACATCCCGCCGGTCTACGAGAAGTGGGGCGGGCCCGAGCTGCTCGACGGGAAGCGCATCGTCCGCCCCCGCGAGTCCATCGAGTACACCCGCCGGCTGGCCGACGAGTGCGGCATCTTCTCGGGGATCTCCGCCGGAGCGGCGCTGGCCGGCGCGTGCCGGGTGGCCGGCCAGATCGACGCCGGCACCATCGTCTTCATCGTCTGCGACGGCGGCTGGAAGTACCTCTCCACCGGGTTGTGGAACGACGACATCGACACCGTCGTCGAACGGGCCCAGAAGATCATCTACTTCTAG
- the murI gene encoding glutamate racemase, with protein sequence MGTRPIGMFDSGFGGLTVARALIDLLPAEDLVYIGDTGRYPYGSRPLDEVRRFAREITARLVEVHDVKLVVVACNTASAAALDELREESPVPVVGVIEPGVTSLVAATRNGNVGVIGTVGTIGSGAYQHAVAAAEADVKLSCAACPGFVEFVERGDTSSDQVHVLAERLLAPLRDAQVDTLLLGCTHYPFLARTIADVMGRDVVLVDSADETAFRVRALLAELGLARDDARPGEAPPGRHRFESSGDVEVFRSLGSRLLGPELAVVESVSWG encoded by the coding sequence GTGGGGACCCGTCCGATCGGCATGTTCGACAGCGGTTTCGGCGGCCTGACCGTCGCCCGGGCCCTCATCGACCTCCTGCCGGCCGAGGACCTCGTGTACATCGGCGACACCGGGCGCTACCCCTACGGGTCGCGTCCGCTCGACGAGGTGCGTCGCTTCGCCCGCGAGATCACGGCCCGTCTCGTGGAGGTGCACGACGTGAAGCTCGTGGTGGTGGCCTGCAACACCGCGTCGGCCGCCGCTCTCGACGAGCTGCGCGAGGAGAGCCCCGTGCCGGTCGTCGGCGTGATCGAGCCGGGGGTCACGTCGCTGGTGGCGGCCACCCGCAACGGCAACGTCGGCGTGATCGGCACCGTCGGCACCATCGGGTCGGGTGCCTACCAGCACGCCGTGGCGGCCGCCGAGGCCGACGTGAAGCTGAGCTGCGCCGCCTGCCCCGGGTTCGTCGAGTTCGTCGAGCGGGGTGACACCTCCTCGGACCAGGTCCACGTGCTCGCCGAACGGCTCCTCGCACCGCTGCGCGACGCCCAGGTCGACACGCTGCTCCTCGGTTGCACGCACTACCCGTTCCTGGCCCGCACGATCGCCGACGTGATGGGCCGCGACGTGGTGCTCGTCGACTCCGCCGACGAGACGGCGTTCCGGGTGCGGGCCCTGCTCGCCGAGCTCGGCCTGGCCCGGGACGACGCTCGCCCGGGCGAGGCCCCGCCGGGGCGCCACCGGTTCGAGTCGTCGGGTGACGTCGAGGTGTTCCGCTCCCTCGGGAGCCGCCTGCTCGGCCCCGAGCTGGCCGTCGTGGAGTCGGTGTCGTGGGGCTGA
- a CDS encoding MBL fold metallo-hydrolase, giving the protein MGLSLTVLGCAGSYPGDGLPCSGYLVRSATTAVVLDLGHGTLPALRRHVDLADLDAVVVSHAHPDHWVDLTAMRILTHYHLHIDGIPVWATEGTVAMLEAVCTDVNPAFDTRVLGPEPVFTIGDLTFAIDRTDHYVETYAVRVSDPEGRSLVYSADTGPGWSMDAIGRDVDLALLESSFATEEERGDVLHLSAGVAGAMARAAGARRLVLTHLVPGSDPEEHARLGADAYGGPVDLAAPGAVYEL; this is encoded by the coding sequence GTGGGGCTGAGCCTCACCGTCCTCGGGTGCGCCGGGTCCTACCCGGGCGACGGCCTGCCCTGCAGCGGCTACCTCGTGCGCAGCGCCACCACCGCCGTCGTGCTCGACCTCGGCCACGGCACCCTGCCCGCCCTGCGCCGCCACGTCGACCTCGCCGACCTCGACGCCGTCGTGGTGAGCCACGCCCACCCCGACCACTGGGTCGACCTCACGGCCATGCGGATCCTGACCCACTACCACCTGCACATCGACGGCATCCCGGTGTGGGCCACCGAGGGCACGGTCGCGATGCTCGAGGCGGTGTGTACCGACGTCAACCCCGCCTTCGACACCCGGGTGCTCGGCCCCGAGCCCGTCTTCACGATCGGCGACCTCACCTTCGCCATCGACCGCACCGACCACTACGTCGAGACCTACGCCGTCCGGGTGTCCGACCCGGAGGGCCGCTCGCTCGTCTACTCCGCCGACACCGGCCCGGGCTGGTCGATGGACGCCATCGGCCGCGACGTCGACCTCGCCCTGCTCGAGTCGTCCTTCGCGACCGAGGAGGAGCGCGGCGACGTGCTGCACCTCTCCGCGGGGGTGGCCGGGGCGATGGCCCGCGCCGCCGGCGCCCGCCGTCTGGTGCTCACCCACCTCGTGCCCGGGTCCGATCCCGAGGAGCACGCCCGCCTCGGGGCGGACGCCTACGGTGGCCCGGTCGACCTCGCCGCCCCGGGTGCGGTCTACGAGCTCTGA
- the rph gene encoding ribonuclease PH, producing the protein MRADGRAHDELRDVSFERDFTDAASGSVLVQAGRTMVLCTAYVDDDVPRWMRGSGKGWVTAEYSMLPGASPERIRREVASGKPSGRTQEIQRLIGRSLRGVCDMELLGERQVIVDCDVLQADGGTRTASINGGYLALHDALTRLVADGVIGAHPLTEPCAAVSVGIVGGVPMLDLPYVEDAAAEVDMNVVMAGGGRFLEVQGTAEGMSFSRDELDELLGLAELGIGEIMALQRLLIADAPAPRPG; encoded by the coding sequence ATGCGTGCCGACGGACGTGCCCACGACGAGCTGCGCGACGTCAGCTTCGAACGCGACTTCACCGACGCCGCCTCCGGTTCGGTGCTCGTGCAGGCCGGCCGGACGATGGTGCTGTGCACGGCGTACGTCGACGACGACGTGCCCCGCTGGATGCGGGGCAGCGGCAAGGGTTGGGTGACCGCCGAGTACTCGATGCTGCCGGGCGCGTCGCCCGAGCGGATCCGTCGCGAGGTGGCGTCGGGCAAGCCGTCGGGTCGCACCCAGGAGATCCAGCGCCTCATCGGCCGGTCGTTGCGCGGCGTGTGCGACATGGAGCTGCTCGGCGAGCGCCAGGTGATCGTCGACTGCGACGTGCTCCAGGCCGACGGTGGCACCCGCACCGCGTCGATCAACGGTGGCTACCTGGCGTTGCACGACGCCCTCACCCGTCTCGTGGCCGACGGCGTCATCGGCGCCCATCCCCTCACCGAGCCGTGCGCAGCCGTCTCGGTCGGCATCGTGGGAGGCGTGCCGATGCTCGACCTGCCCTACGTCGAGGACGCCGCCGCCGAGGTCGACATGAACGTGGTGATGGCCGGCGGTGGTCGCTTCCTCGAGGTGCAGGGCACCGCCGAGGGCATGAGCTTCTCGCGTGACGAGCTCGACGAGCTGCTGGGACTGGCCGAGCTGGGCATCGGCGAGATCATGGCGCTGCAGCGCCTGTTGATCGCCGACGCCCCGGCGCCCCGCCCCGGCTGA
- the rdgB gene encoding RdgB/HAM1 family non-canonical purine NTP pyrophosphatase has protein sequence MRLVVASANPDKVAEIAAVLDALGVEVVPRPVGLPDVVEDADTLEGNARLKAVAVAAGAGEPAVADDTGLEVDALDGAPGVWSARFAGPSATYADNVAKLLADLRAAGATTRSARTARFRTVAMARWPDGGELVAVGTVEGRIADEPRGSGGFGYDSVFVPAEGDGRTFAEMTADEKHAVSHRGRALRALAALLVEGPGPSP, from the coding sequence GTGCGCCTGGTGGTGGCCTCGGCCAACCCGGACAAGGTCGCCGAGATCGCCGCGGTGCTCGACGCCCTCGGCGTCGAGGTCGTGCCCCGCCCCGTCGGCCTCCCCGACGTGGTCGAGGACGCCGACACCCTCGAGGGCAACGCCCGTCTGAAGGCCGTCGCCGTCGCCGCAGGGGCGGGCGAGCCGGCCGTGGCCGACGACACGGGCCTCGAGGTCGACGCCCTCGACGGCGCACCGGGGGTGTGGTCGGCGCGCTTCGCCGGTCCCTCCGCGACCTACGCCGACAACGTCGCGAAGCTCCTCGCCGACCTGCGGGCGGCGGGGGCCACGACCCGGAGCGCCCGGACGGCGCGCTTTCGCACCGTGGCCATGGCGCGCTGGCCCGACGGGGGCGAGCTCGTCGCGGTCGGAACGGTCGAGGGCCGCATCGCCGACGAGCCGCGCGGGTCGGGCGGCTTCGGCTACGACAGCGTGTTCGTGCCCGCCGAGGGCGACGGGCGCACCTTCGCCGAGATGACCGCCGACGAGAAGCACGCCGTCAGCCACCGGGGCCGGGCGTTGCGGGCCCTGGCCGCCCTGCTCGTCGAGGGCCCGGGGCCGTCGCCCTGA
- a CDS encoding metal-sensitive transcriptional regulator, protein MELPEDVVADVRTRLRRVAGQVQGIERMLEEGRDCRDVVTQLSAANRALEQAGFRLVAAGLSYCVSEPEKAEADGYPMAEVEKMFLKLA, encoded by the coding sequence ATGGAGCTTCCCGAGGACGTCGTCGCCGACGTGCGCACCCGGCTGCGTCGCGTCGCCGGTCAGGTGCAGGGCATCGAGCGGATGCTCGAAGAAGGTCGTGACTGCCGTGACGTGGTCACGCAGCTCTCGGCGGCCAACCGGGCCCTCGAACAGGCCGGCTTCCGCCTCGTCGCTGCGGGGCTCTCGTACTGCGTGAGCGAGCCCGAGAAGGCCGAGGCCGACGGCTACCCGATGGCCGAGGTCGAGAAGATGTTCCTCAAGCTGGCCTGA
- the atzF gene encoding allophanate hydrolase yields MTDDGWTVGGLRRRLLAGEVTPTEVVAEAYRRLDALDDRAAVLAVLPEAEARARAAALTRRDVEDLPLAGIPFAVKDNIDVAGLPTSAACASFRYRPDASAEAVARLERAGATCVAKTNLDQFATGLAGTRSPFGTPRNPVDAGFVPGGSSSGSAALVAAGVVPFALGTDTAGSGRVPASFTGIVGLKPTVGRVPTTGVVPAVEELDCVSVLAPDVAGAWLATEITAGVEGGSPLPDPRALDVVVPTGDGLTSCDPGTLAAHHAAVELVAALGHRVVEVDIEALLAVGRLLYAPGPWLRARHRAFGAHLAAHPETADPTVAAIVGDAVDPTVDPTAVDAAARAALDDLRPAVRAVLAAGDLVLLPVTPTMPTVVSAIADPVGTSRMLGTFTNFVNLFGLAAASVPMGERAWGLPAGAMAVGPAGRDALLAAFGAELCATAGREGRVTSRLPVRTAPPPGHVDLAVVGAHLAGLPLNHQLTTNGATFVRATTTAADYRLIALADSLPPCSGPPRPGLIRVPEGHGGRIAVELWRLPVAGLGAFTTGVPAPLAIGTTRLADGSTVLGFVCEGIAAEGAVDLTRFGGWRAWLAEGAPR; encoded by the coding sequence GTGACCGACGACGGCTGGACCGTCGGCGGGCTGCGGCGGCGGCTCCTCGCCGGAGAGGTGACCCCGACCGAGGTCGTGGCGGAGGCCTACCGGCGCCTCGACGCCCTCGACGACCGGGCGGCGGTGCTGGCCGTGCTCCCCGAGGCCGAGGCCCGGGCGCGGGCGGCGGCCCTCACCCGACGCGACGTCGAGGACCTCCCCCTCGCCGGGATCCCGTTCGCGGTGAAGGACAACATCGACGTCGCCGGGCTGCCCACCAGCGCGGCGTGCGCCTCGTTCCGGTACCGACCCGACGCGTCGGCCGAGGCGGTGGCCCGCCTCGAACGGGCCGGGGCGACCTGCGTCGCCAAGACCAACCTCGACCAGTTCGCCACCGGGCTGGCCGGCACCCGCTCGCCGTTCGGGACCCCCCGCAACCCCGTCGACGCCGGCTTCGTGCCCGGCGGGTCGAGCTCGGGGTCGGCGGCGCTCGTCGCGGCCGGGGTGGTGCCGTTCGCCCTCGGCACCGACACCGCCGGGTCCGGTCGGGTGCCGGCGTCGTTCACGGGGATCGTGGGCCTCAAGCCCACGGTGGGCCGGGTGCCCACCACGGGCGTCGTCCCGGCGGTCGAGGAGCTCGACTGCGTGTCGGTGCTGGCCCCCGACGTCGCCGGGGCCTGGCTGGCGACGGAGATCACGGCCGGGGTCGAGGGGGGCTCACCCCTCCCCGACCCACGGGCGCTCGACGTCGTGGTGCCCACTGGCGACGGCCTGACGAGCTGCGACCCGGGCACCCTGGCCGCCCACCACGCCGCCGTGGAACTCGTGGCGGCCCTCGGCCACCGGGTGGTGGAGGTCGACATCGAAGCGCTGCTGGCCGTCGGGCGGCTCCTCTACGCCCCTGGCCCGTGGCTCCGGGCCCGCCACCGGGCCTTCGGCGCCCACCTGGCCGCCCACCCCGAGACGGCCGACCCGACCGTGGCGGCCATCGTGGGCGACGCCGTCGACCCGACCGTGGACCCCACGGCGGTCGACGCCGCCGCCCGAGCGGCGCTCGACGACCTGCGCCCCGCGGTCCGGGCCGTGCTGGCGGCCGGCGACCTGGTGCTGCTCCCGGTCACCCCGACGATGCCCACCGTCGTCTCGGCGATCGCCGATCCGGTCGGGACCAGCCGGATGCTGGGCACGTTCACCAACTTCGTGAACCTGTTCGGTCTCGCCGCGGCATCGGTACCGATGGGCGAGCGGGCGTGGGGGCTGCCGGCCGGCGCCATGGCGGTCGGCCCGGCCGGCCGCGACGCCCTCCTCGCGGCGTTCGGCGCCGAGCTGTGCGCCACCGCCGGGCGCGAGGGGCGCGTCACCAGCCGCCTCCCGGTGCGCACCGCACCGCCGCCGGGTCACGTCGACCTCGCGGTCGTCGGGGCGCACCTGGCGGGGCTCCCGCTCAACCACCAGCTCACGACGAACGGCGCCACGTTCGTGCGGGCCACCACCACCGCCGCCGACTACCGGCTGATCGCCCTGGCCGACTCGCTGCCGCCCTGCTCCGGCCCACCCCGCCCCGGGCTCATCCGGGTGCCCGAGGGGCACGGAGGACGCATCGCCGTCGAGCTCTGGCGGCTCCCCGTGGCCGGACTCGGCGCGTTCACGACCGGGGTGCCGGCACCGTTGGCCATCGGCACGACCCGCCTGGCCGACGGCTCGACGGTGCTCGGCTTCGTGTGCGAGGGCATCGCCGCGGAGGGGGCCGTCGACCTGACCCGCTTCGGGGGTTGGCGCGCCTGGCTGGCCGAAGGCGCCCCGCGGTGA